One part of the Ursus arctos isolate Adak ecotype North America unplaced genomic scaffold, UrsArc2.0 scaffold_16, whole genome shotgun sequence genome encodes these proteins:
- the LAMP5 gene encoding lysosome-associated membrane glycoprotein 5 isoform X1: protein MDLRGRAFPGVYRLRVLLMLFHTMARITAEQEVENLSGLSTNPEKDIFVVRENGTTCLMAEFAAKFIVPYDVWASNYVDLITEQADISLTRGAEVKGRCGHNESELQVFWVDRAYALKMLFVKESHNASKGPEATWRLSKVQFVYDSSEKTHFKDAVSAGKHTANSHRLSALVTPAGKSYECQAQQSISLASSDPQKTVTMILSAVHIQPFDIISDFVFSEEHKCPVDEREQLEETLPLILGLILGLVIVVTLAIYHIHHKMTANQVQIPRDRSQYKHMG from the exons ATGGATCTCAGAGGAAGAGCCTTTCCCGGCGTCTACAGACTTCGAGTTCTCCTGATGCTGTTCC ATACGATGGCTCGAATCACAGCAGAACAAGAAGTGGAAAATCTCTCAGGCCTTTCCACTAACCCTGAAAAAGATATATTTGTGGTGCGGGAAAATGGGACGACGTGTCTCATGGCCGAGTTCGCAGCCAAATTTATTGTCCCTTATGATGTGTGGGCCAGCAATTATGTCGAT CTGATCACGGAACAGGCCGATATCTCACTGACCCGGGGAGCTGAGGTGAAGGGCCGCTGTGGCCACAACGAGTCGGAGCTGCAGGTGTTCTGGGTGGATCGCGCTTATGCGCTCAAAATGCTCTTTGTAAAG GAAAGTCACAACGCGTCTAAGGGCCCCGAGGCGACGTGGAGGTTGAGCAAGGTCCAGTTTGTCTACGACTCCTCGGAGAAGACCCATTTTAAAGACGCAGTCAGTG CTGGGAAGCACACGGCCAACTCCCATCGGCTTTCTGCCTTGGTCACCCCAGCTGGGAAGTCCTATGAGTGTCAAGCTCAGCAATCCATTTCACTAGCCTCCAGTGATCCACAGAAGACAGTCACCATGATTCTGTCTGCGGTCCACATCCAACCTTTTGACAtcatctctgattttgtcttcaGTGAAG AGCATAAGTGTCCAGTGGATGAGCGGGAGCAGTTGGAGGAAACCTTGCCCCTGATTTTGGGGCTCATCTTAGGCCTCGTCATTGTGGTAACACTGGCGATTTACCACATCCACCACAAAATGACGGCCAACCAGGTGCAGATCCCTAGGGATCGATCCCAATATAAGCACATGGGCTAG
- the LAMP5 gene encoding lysosome-associated membrane glycoprotein 5 isoform X2: MDLRGRAFPGVYRLRVLLMLFHTMARITAEQEVENLSGLSTNPEKDIFVVRENGTTCLMAEFAAKFIVPYDVWASNYVDESHNASKGPEATWRLSKVQFVYDSSEKTHFKDAVSAGKHTANSHRLSALVTPAGKSYECQAQQSISLASSDPQKTVTMILSAVHIQPFDIISDFVFSEEHKCPVDEREQLEETLPLILGLILGLVIVVTLAIYHIHHKMTANQVQIPRDRSQYKHMG; this comes from the exons ATGGATCTCAGAGGAAGAGCCTTTCCCGGCGTCTACAGACTTCGAGTTCTCCTGATGCTGTTCC ATACGATGGCTCGAATCACAGCAGAACAAGAAGTGGAAAATCTCTCAGGCCTTTCCACTAACCCTGAAAAAGATATATTTGTGGTGCGGGAAAATGGGACGACGTGTCTCATGGCCGAGTTCGCAGCCAAATTTATTGTCCCTTATGATGTGTGGGCCAGCAATTATGTCGAT GAAAGTCACAACGCGTCTAAGGGCCCCGAGGCGACGTGGAGGTTGAGCAAGGTCCAGTTTGTCTACGACTCCTCGGAGAAGACCCATTTTAAAGACGCAGTCAGTG CTGGGAAGCACACGGCCAACTCCCATCGGCTTTCTGCCTTGGTCACCCCAGCTGGGAAGTCCTATGAGTGTCAAGCTCAGCAATCCATTTCACTAGCCTCCAGTGATCCACAGAAGACAGTCACCATGATTCTGTCTGCGGTCCACATCCAACCTTTTGACAtcatctctgattttgtcttcaGTGAAG AGCATAAGTGTCCAGTGGATGAGCGGGAGCAGTTGGAGGAAACCTTGCCCCTGATTTTGGGGCTCATCTTAGGCCTCGTCATTGTGGTAACACTGGCGATTTACCACATCCACCACAAAATGACGGCCAACCAGGTGCAGATCCCTAGGGATCGATCCCAATATAAGCACATGGGCTAG